A region from the Canis lupus familiaris isolate Mischka breed German Shepherd chromosome 3, alternate assembly UU_Cfam_GSD_1.0, whole genome shotgun sequence genome encodes:
- the RCCD1 gene encoding RCC1 domain-containing protein 1, translated as MAEERRGSWFGFGFCGFGQAPGSGRGRQVLSPEPLQTPGSGADVRRVSASWSYTALVTRGGQVRLSGAARGAAGGCRDAWASEAQLVVLRAGPGRGAGPELQAWAPASAMRGEPLWARALGPEAEAEGAARGEPPAGALPLLPLLPGARAYVSPRPPFCRALAPELRARRLELGAEHALLLDEAGQVFSWGQGRHGQLGHGSLEAEPEPRLLEALQGLPVAEVAAGGWHSVCVSETGDIYIWGWNESGQLALPSRSLAEDTKTIPREASGLNEDGFEVRRTAKGEDGAPAPFIAIQPFPALLDLPLGADVVKASCGSRHTAVVTGTGELYTWGWGKYGQLGHKDTTSLDRPCRVEYFVDKQLQVRAVSCGPWNTYVYAVEKEGS; from the exons ATGGCCGAGGAGCGCCGCGGGTCCTGGTTCGGCTTCGGTTTCTGCGGCTTCGGGCAGGCGCCGGGCTCCGGGCGCGGGCGCCAGGTGCTCAGCCCCGAGCCGCTGCAGACACCCGGCTCGGGCGCCGACGTCCGCCGCGTGAGCGCCAGTTGGAGCTACACCGCCCTCGTGACCC gtgGAGGCCAGGTCCGGCTGTCGGGCGCGgcgcgcggcgcggcgggcggctgCAGGGACGCGTGGGCCTCGGAGGCGCAACTCGTGGTGctgcgcgcggggccggggcgcggggccgggccggagCTGCAGGCCTGGGCGCCGGCTTCGGCGATGCGCGGGGAGCCCCTGTGGGCCCGCGCCCTGGGGCCGGAGGCCGAGGCGGAAGGCGCGGCGCGCGGCGAGCCCCCGGCGGGCGcgctgcccctgctgcccctgctgcccgGCGCGCGCGCCTACGTGAGCCCGCGGCCGCCCTTCTGCCGCGCTCTGGCCCCGGAGCTGCGGGCGCGCCGGCTGGAGCTGGGCGCCGAGCACGCGCTGCTGCTGGACGAGGCGGGCCAGGTGTTctcctggggccagggcag GCACGGACAGCTGGGCCACGGGAGCCTGGAGGCCGAGCCGGAGCCGAGGCTGCTGGAGGCGCTGCAGGGCCTCCCCGTGGCAGAGGTGGCCGCCGGCGGCTGGCACTCGGTGTGTGTGAGCG agaCTGGGGATATTTATATCTGGGGCTGGAACGAATCAGGGCAGctggccctgccctccaggagcctggCAGAGGATACAAAGACGATTCCGAGGGAAG CCAGTGGACTGAACGAAGATGGCTTTGAAGTGAGAAGAACAGCCAAGGGTGAGGATGGAGCCCCGGCCCCCTTCATAGCCATCCAGCCCTTCCCAGCTTTACTGGATCTTCCCCTGGGCGCAGATGTAGTCAAGGCCAGCTGTGGATCCCGGCACACAGCGGTGGTGACCG GAACTGGGGAGCTCTACACCTGGGGTTGGG GTAAATATGGACAGCTTGGCCACAAGGACACAACAAGCTTGGATCGGCCCTGCCGTGTGGAATACTTTGTAGACAAGCAACTCCAAGTAAGGGCTGTGAGCTGTGGGCCCTGGAACACCTACGTGTATGCTGTGGAGAAAGAGGGGAGCTGA